In Planctomycetia bacterium, one DNA window encodes the following:
- a CDS encoding CBS domain-containing protein — protein MRIMNYATRDVVTLSPGDSIDRAISIMEERGFHHLIVRENHRVAGMVSDRDILLSTGWMLAVERQADPGKPRSVIGPTLIGQIMSSPVHCAMPTLGAYEAARIFVERRIGALPIVDGDLLLGILTQTDLLCGLRDHFRMDDLADRLLESPISSLMHPRIVTTAPTSAIFEIVSIFRHHHIRHVPVVENEKLVGILSDRDVRRAIGWAHIRDMQAEAQSRVFEAPVVVEDIMQRDVRTVAPGETVRDALAKMLESRFHSLPVVQDDRLVGIVTQTDFLNAVAREFLL, from the coding sequence ATGCGTATCATGAACTATGCCACGCGTGATGTCGTCACCCTCTCACCCGGCGATTCCATCGACCGCGCGATTTCGATCATGGAAGAGCGAGGGTTTCACCATCTGATCGTGCGCGAGAATCACCGCGTCGCCGGCATGGTCAGTGACCGAGACATTTTACTATCAACCGGCTGGATGCTCGCGGTCGAGCGTCAGGCCGATCCGGGCAAACCCCGCTCGGTCATCGGCCCGACCCTGATCGGGCAGATCATGTCCTCGCCGGTGCATTGCGCCATGCCGACGCTGGGCGCTTACGAAGCGGCCCGCATCTTTGTCGAGCGCCGAATCGGCGCGCTGCCGATCGTCGACGGCGACCTCCTGCTCGGCATCCTCACCCAGACCGACCTGCTCTGCGGCCTGCGCGATCATTTCCGTATGGACGACCTGGCGGACAGGCTGCTGGAGTCCCCGATCTCCTCGCTGATGCATCCGCGCATCGTGACGACCGCCCCGACCAGCGCCATCTTCGAGATCGTGAGCATCTTTCGGCATCATCACATTCGGCACGTGCCCGTTGTCGAAAACGAAAAACTCGTCGGCATCCTGTCGGACCGCGATGTCCGCCGCGCCATCGGCTGGGCACACATCCGCGACATGCAGGCGGAGGCCCAGTCGCGCGTCTTCGAGGCACCGGTCGTCGTGGAAGACATCATGCAGCGCGACGTACGCACCGTCGCACCGGGCGAAACCGTGCGAGACGCCCTGGCCAAGATGCTCGAATCGCGCTTCCATTCCCTGCCCGTGGTACAGGATGATCGGCTCGTCGGCATTGTCACGCAGACGGATTTTCTCAACGCCGTCGCGCGGGAGTTCCTGCTCTGA
- the mdh gene encoding malate dehydrogenase: protein MRRAKITVIGAGNVGATCAHWAAAKELGDIVLLDIVEGLPQGKGLDLRQASPIERFDANIVGTNNYADTAGSDIVIITSGIARKPGMSRDDLLNTNMKIVRSVSEEAVKHSPDAVFIVVSNPLDAMVQTCWKATKLPTHKVLGQAGVLDTARYRTFISMELGCSVEDITAVLMGGHGDDMVPLPRYTSVGGIPVTELIPREKLDAIVKRTRDGGAEIVGLLKTGSAYYAPAAATVQMAEAIIKDKKRILPCAAYCKEEYGVGGYFVGVPCVLGSKGMEKVIQLKLDADERKLFEASVAHVKELVAWVEKNWA, encoded by the coding sequence ATGCGACGCGCCAAGATCACCGTCATCGGAGCCGGAAACGTCGGAGCCACCTGCGCCCATTGGGCCGCCGCGAAAGAACTGGGCGACATCGTGCTGCTCGACATCGTCGAAGGCCTACCCCAGGGCAAGGGACTGGACCTGCGCCAGGCCTCACCCATCGAGCGTTTCGACGCCAACATCGTCGGCACCAACAACTATGCCGACACCGCCGGCAGCGACATCGTCATCATCACCTCCGGAATCGCCCGCAAGCCCGGCATGAGCCGCGACGACCTGCTCAACACGAATATGAAGATCGTCCGCTCTGTCAGCGAGGAGGCGGTCAAACACAGCCCCGACGCCGTGTTCATCGTCGTCTCCAATCCGCTCGACGCCATGGTGCAAACCTGCTGGAAAGCCACCAAGCTGCCGACGCACAAGGTGCTGGGCCAGGCCGGCGTGCTCGACACCGCTCGCTACCGCACGTTCATCAGCATGGAGCTCGGATGCAGCGTCGAGGACATCACGGCCGTGCTGATGGGCGGCCACGGCGACGACATGGTGCCCCTGCCGCGGTACACATCGGTCGGCGGCATCCCGGTGACGGAGTTGATTCCGCGCGAAAAACTCGACGCCATTGTGAAGCGCACGCGCGACGGCGGCGCGGAGATCGTCGGCCTGCTCAAGACCGGCAGCGCCTACTACGCACCGGCCGCGGCGACGGTGCAGATGGCCGAAGCGATCATCAAGGACAAGAAGCGCATCCTCCCCTGCGCTGCGTACTGCAAGGAGGAGTACGGCGTCGGCGGCTACTTCGTCGGCGTGCCGTGCGTGCTGGGCAGCAAGGGCATGGAGAAGGTCATCCAGCTCAAGCTGGATGCCGACGAGCGCAAGTTGTTCGAGGCCAGCGTGGCGCACGTGAAGGAACTGGTGGCGTGGGTGGAGAAGAACTGGGCGTGA